The Quercus lobata isolate SW786 chromosome 4, ValleyOak3.0 Primary Assembly, whole genome shotgun sequence genome segment AGCCATGTTGATGGTGGTGCCTACACTGTGGCTGGTTCCACCTTTGACATCCTCCATCAATGCTGTAGCGATCACATTTATCTGCTTGGGCTATGGGTTGCGGGTCATCACCAAGTAACTTCCCTGTTGAAGTAAACAGCCACCGAGATTCCTGGCTTCCATTTTTGCACATGAAAGAGAATGATTCTTCATTTCCATTTGATACAACGTTGAAATGATACATGGATGTTACTTTTGGTGAAATATTCTCAAATTCGTTGCCTCTCAAGACCCCACTCTTCCAATAAACCACGCCGCGTCGCCGAATGATCAGTTGGTGTCCCGAATATTCAAGAGTGAAAGCCCCTGGAACTGGGTAGTCGTCAGTTAACCATGCTATGAGTGACCAATTTTGACCAGTTTTCTGGTTTACCCCTAATTTCATACCTGGCAACAACACCTTCCCTGGATAATCAAAACTTTTCCATAACACCCGCTTCGTAGATCCATTGGAGTACACTTCATTGAAGACGAAATTGCCAGAATCCAATAAAAAAGCCAGAGTGTTATTGGTAGGTTGAGGAGAAGAGGATAGCTCTATAGGATTGTCACAATGGCGCCTGATTTTCAATGATCCTGCATTGTTCTCCAGGGTGAGTAGGTCAAATTCATTGGTTATTGGAATACCTTGTCTTGTATACCATACTAAATGCAAATCGGAAGTTCTGAAAATCGTTAAATATGTGTAGTTAGTAGTTCCAAATGCAGCAGGCCACAGGTAGAACCGCAACATGAACCTCCCATTTGGAGAATTTAGTGAACTTGAGGAATTGAGCGTATCGCCAGGTTTGAGACTATTATGAGCTGCAACACCAGGCACATGTTGAGCATGTGAATCCCACAAGGAGGATGAGAAGAAGAGCAAGAACAGAAATTTAAGGTGTACGTTGGTAGACATGATTGTGAGTTCGGATTAGGCTTTTTGCTAGGTTTATTTGTTGAAGGTGGGATAAAAGTATAACGGTTTAAATAACCGTTTGAAAAGAATGGTTCTAGTGGGAACAAAAAATATGTTGGAAACGAATCTTATGtttgtaatctatatatatatatataaaaccgaagcttttgaagcttccacaaatttccacgtcagcacagtattaaaaaaaataataataaaaaaaaaaataaaataccaaaaccaaaaaaaatgaaaaaacaaacagctcagtattaaaaaaaaataaataaataaaaaaattccccaTTCCCTTTCACGATGCTTTTCACGATGCTCTTTCCCATTCCCTTTCCCACCATCAACCATCGATCATCTACCTTCTTGAGAACACCGACGACGGCATCGCAACGTCCTTTCCCATTCCCTTTCACGATGCTCTGGCTTTCCCAATCCTCTGCCTTTCCCATCGCATCCGATATCTCCTTCCTCAGACCACCGATCTGCCTAACACCATCGATCTCCTTCATCAGACCACCGACGACGGCATCGCATCCACCATACCCACCATCGCATCCGATATCTCCTTCCTCAGACCACCGATTTGCCTAAGACCATCGACCTCACCCATATCCACTTCGCTCAGCTTCCACTCTTCCTCAGACCAGAAACGGAGCCCCATTTGCCGTGGGTCTCATCCAGCCCAGCACAGCCCCATTTGCAATGGGCTGGGTCGGTTGTCGACAATACAACCAACCCAGCCCGTCGAGACCGGCCCAAAGGTATTATCATATAaacctataatatatatatatatatatatatattttttttttttctgaatccAAACTCTATCACTATTAGAACtctataactatatatataaacctttcacgatgattttttttttttttttttcacggctGCTCAATTTCTAGGTTTATTGCTATTGcctttctcttcattcttttcctccattcaaATCAGAGTTAAAGGTATGGTATTTCTTTGCCTCTGTGATAACCCCAGCCTATTTTTAGTGTggatttgttaacttttttttgaattttacttatATGTTTCTGTGTCTGGAAACTGAGCTATTGgtcaatttgaattgtttttgtgtggaaactgagctatgatttattttttaccccagcctattttgtattctagagttgattgaattgtagtttttgtgcacacacttagataatcaatttgaatatatgtttttgtgtggaaactgagctattggtcaatttgaattgtttttttgaaactgAGTTAcgggtttgaatttgtttagtggaaACTGAGCGAGGTGGAGTTATCAGCTTGCTTCCTGATAATCTTAGCGAAATTGGTGTGGAGTACGTTGAGGTTAGTTATTCATTACAATGTTCATACTGAATTatatgtcttcttttttttctttacattgTGTTTAAATCTGCTTTTATGCTTGGAGTTTTAATATCATAGTATATTGTAGTGTTATGTTTTTTGTCAAGCATTCTTCTAAATACAAAGCTAATTATTGttttgaagttaaaaaaatgaCACTCAGATAATGAAACAAAAGTTCAAAACTACCTCAGCCGCTCaacattattttctataaataattataatatgtcCTATATTTTTCTAATGCGTTGCCaggttaaaactaaaaaaaaaaatccctcaacAAATCATTTAGGTAGAGCCAAATAGCAGTAAAACAATACTTAAATCTTATAAAGTCCAAAACGCTTAACTTTGGCAACCTGACTACAAGCAGTCAAAATTTCACACATAGtagtttgaatttgaataaaaaaaataaaaatgtttaagCCAAACATAGAgtcatttgaataaaaataaaaaagaaagaaagtaaagaatCCAAGCACAgtcatttgatttgtttttaagGGATCAATTAACGGTTAAAGGTTTTGAAGAAATAGACTTGACATGAATCTCGCAACATCGTTCCTTTTCgttcttttggtttttgaatGATTTTGTTTGACTTTGAATGATGGGTTGACACctaaatttgttgtgaaaatgttatgaaattttgttgtggaCGTAGAAGAACTCCTTGGTGTTTTAGCATAATGCTATATGTTGTAGTGTTCTGTTcacaaatttggattttttttttttttctatttgtaaataataattatggtCTTTCAATATGGTGCAATGGATTTTTTCTGTTTAGTGGAAACTGAGCGAGGTGGAGTTATCAGCTTGCATCCTGATAATCTTAGCGAAATTGGTGTGGAGTACGTTGAGGTTAGTTATTCATTACATTGTTCACTGAATTAtgtctgtcttttttttttcccctttttctttacAGATATGGGGCAGGTTTTTAATATTTGGTTGctgtatatatatgtttcttttcatagatataatttaattttttgtaacattttcttctttggtATATTTTGTTGTTAGAAGTATGGCTTTGATTATGTGTggtttatatgtaaaatttgtatattgaCGTCTTGAAttgaggttgattttgggtATATCTAGCCTTTTTTGTTTGATAGCAATGCCACTGAGCCACAAGAATGCAATACAACAAAGctaagaaatcaattttttagagGGGGTTGgaaaaatcaattgattttgGCATGATCAATTAACTCCATGAGCTATTTTTATATTGCAGTGGATAGATTAACTCCAGTTAACTTTAGAACTATAGATTATATTGCAGTGGACACCTCTAagctttatttcatttttctgtaTTTACAGagcataataaaaatataccaAGGTTTATGACTAAAACATAATGGGAAATAGAAAGCACATATAGCactgattcttttcttttccttcattttttttattttatatattcacaCAAATACACTAAGGTATACTATGTCCTAAAGCAAGGTGTGTAATTCATCAAAGTATACTACTAATACAGAACAACAGTTTTATGCAATGCATAAGGGTAT includes the following:
- the LOC115985935 gene encoding G-type lectin S-receptor-like serine/threonine-protein kinase CES101 codes for the protein MSTNVHLKFLFLLFFSSSLWDSHAQHVPGVAAHNSLKPGDTLNSSSSLNSPNGRFMLRFYLWPAAFGTTNYTYLTIFRTSDLHLVWYTRQGIPITNEFDLLTLENNAGSLKIRRHCDNPIELSSSPQPTNNTLAFLLDSGNFVFNEVYSNGSTKRVLWKSFDYPGKVLLPGMKLGVNQKTGQNWSLIAWLTDDYPVPGAFTLEYSGHQLIIRRRGVVYWKSGVLRGNEFENISPKVTSMYHFNVVSNGNEESFSFMCKNGSQESRWLFTSTGKLLGDDPQPIAQADKCDRYSIDGGCQRWNQPQCRHHHQHGYTVELNRGYFVSEDDSSYNISDTNLGISDCKVSCWGNCNCVAYTSLFANRSGCKFWTNISNFVPDDLTYLDLVYILSRKLSHSGKFPLSVSMNNRQDSNLNNISWALVMRSIFTCTEQTQSLKMI